A region of Paenibacillus thiaminolyticus DNA encodes the following proteins:
- a CDS encoding LysR family transcriptional regulator, with protein sequence MEVSDLHIFLAVVEHGSVSRAAEEMGYVQSNVTARIRLMEQEIGYPLFHRHRRGMTLNAEGRKLLHYAERMALLMAEMKKAFQDPDDPAGSLLIGSIETVVGLPDILSLFYRNHPKVDISLVTGVTEKLTEEVLDYNLDGAFVSGPVSAANIETIPVFEEELVLVCGPDAWEHKPGKPLPFRELLHLPLLVFRRGCGYRAQLERWLQQEGIQPTKVMEFGTLETIIGTVAAGLGITVVPRAAVKKQEADGSLRVFPIPAPFNRVSVVYIRRGDSYLGSVERRFIEAIGAIRSRRSA encoded by the coding sequence ATGGAAGTAAGCGATTTACACATTTTCTTGGCCGTCGTCGAGCATGGGAGCGTCAGCCGGGCAGCGGAGGAGATGGGATACGTCCAGTCCAATGTAACCGCCCGCATTCGCCTGATGGAGCAGGAGATCGGATATCCGCTGTTCCATCGCCACCGGCGGGGCATGACATTGAATGCGGAGGGGCGGAAGCTGCTCCATTATGCGGAGCGCATGGCCTTGCTGATGGCGGAGATGAAGAAGGCGTTCCAGGATCCTGACGATCCGGCCGGTTCTCTGCTTATCGGCTCGATCGAGACGGTCGTCGGGCTGCCGGATATTCTCAGCCTGTTCTACCGCAACCATCCGAAGGTCGATATCTCTCTCGTGACGGGAGTGACCGAGAAGCTGACCGAAGAGGTGCTTGATTATAATTTGGACGGCGCGTTCGTCTCCGGGCCGGTGAGCGCAGCCAATATCGAGACGATTCCGGTCTTCGAGGAGGAACTGGTGCTCGTCTGCGGACCGGACGCATGGGAACACAAGCCCGGCAAGCCGCTTCCGTTCCGGGAGCTGCTGCATCTGCCGCTGCTTGTATTCCGGCGCGGCTGCGGCTACCGGGCGCAGCTCGAACGATGGCTGCAGCAGGAAGGCATTCAGCCGACGAAGGTGATGGAATTCGGTACGCTGGAGACGATTATCGGCACGGTGGCGGCCGGACTCGGCATTACCGTCGTGCCGCGAGCCGCTGTGAAGAAGCAAGAGGCGGACGGCTCGCTCCGCGTGTTTCCGATTCCGGCCCCGTTCAACAGAGTCTCTGTCGTCTACATCCGCCGGGGAGACTCTTATCTGGGCAGCGTGGAGCGGAGATTCATCGAAGCGATCGGGGCGATTCGAAGCCGGCGAAGTGCGTGA
- a CDS encoding DUF4912 domain-containing protein — translation MHLMVKNPDTLFAYWHISPRRRAAAERHYGRPWSTMTKNIRLYAAPHPGRLQSGDGDAPLPYHDCRDSRIQGDEAASAYLRPVLPGGAHTADFGILDDDSQFVPLVRSSIVCIPMSAHASAHSVRLHSASSGIMPPKSETGTLFEQFSVYTLYSKHEGVHA, via the coding sequence ATTCACCTAATGGTGAAGAACCCGGACACCCTGTTCGCATACTGGCATATCTCCCCGCGCAGACGTGCTGCCGCGGAACGGCATTACGGCCGCCCCTGGAGCACGATGACGAAGAACATCCGTCTGTACGCCGCGCCGCATCCTGGACGGCTGCAGTCCGGGGACGGAGATGCGCCGCTTCCTTATCACGATTGCCGCGATTCCAGAATCCAAGGGGATGAAGCGGCTTCGGCATATCTTCGTCCTGTGCTGCCCGGAGGAGCCCATACGGCCGATTTCGGCATTCTGGATGACGACTCCCAATTCGTCCCGCTTGTCCGTTCTTCCATTGTATGCATCCCTATGTCCGCACATGCATCTGCCCATTCGGTCCGGCTCCATTCCGCTTCATCCGGAATCATGCCGCCCAAGTCCGAGACCGGCACTTTATTCGAGCAATTTTCCGTATATACGCTATATTCCAAGCATGAAGGAGTCCACGCATGA
- a CDS encoding ATP-binding protein has protein sequence MANKAEQGSKEGITLVLDPIREPWFRSAQALYSTQMARNKYESVLQQMDSGIVLFDSSGVLSFINVEAAKLLDIPRKALIGCSLRELLFHPLLKQDKRKKILRLYKDTILTRKRYHEFSDRNDRHYLITVTYGDQMDGDFLFSIKDVSDFKRIEQTAYQNDKLAILGKIAAAIAHEIRNPLTSIRGFIQLLRPHLMHLGKEEYARIILAEIDRANDIIFEFLNSSKPSAPMTSEIPISSLLREVVLLTESEALMKGCEIELEEDLHGDTHCVSIDVKQIKQVILNIIRNSIEAIGHVKEVRQGRIRITSEKEGRYVAIRIRDNGIGMEQKTLEHLFDPFFTTKAEGTGLGLSVSYRIIKNHGGIIDVDSKVEEWTEFVIKLPLVTS, from the coding sequence ATGGCTAATAAGGCAGAACAGGGAAGCAAGGAGGGGATCACATTGGTACTAGACCCGATTCGCGAACCTTGGTTTCGGTCCGCACAGGCATTGTACTCCACCCAGATGGCGCGCAATAAATATGAAAGTGTGCTTCAGCAAATGGATAGCGGCATTGTATTGTTCGATAGCAGCGGCGTTCTTTCGTTTATCAATGTGGAGGCCGCCAAGCTGCTCGATATTCCCCGCAAGGCGCTCATTGGCTGCAGTCTGCGGGAGTTACTGTTCCATCCTCTGCTCAAACAGGACAAGCGTAAAAAAATATTGCGGTTGTACAAAGATACTATTTTGACGAGAAAGCGCTATCATGAATTCTCTGACCGGAACGACAGGCATTACTTAATTACCGTTACTTACGGGGATCAAATGGACGGCGATTTTTTATTCAGCATCAAGGATGTATCGGATTTCAAGCGGATTGAGCAGACGGCGTACCAGAATGACAAGCTGGCGATACTGGGCAAGATTGCGGCCGCCATCGCGCACGAGATACGGAATCCGCTCACGTCGATTCGAGGATTTATCCAGTTGCTGCGCCCGCATCTGATGCATCTGGGCAAGGAAGAGTATGCACGAATCATCCTCGCGGAGATTGACCGCGCGAATGACATCATTTTTGAATTTCTGAATTCATCCAAACCATCCGCCCCAATGACCTCAGAGATTCCCATCTCCTCCCTGCTCCGCGAAGTCGTACTCCTTACCGAAAGCGAAGCGTTAATGAAAGGCTGCGAAATCGAGCTGGAAGAGGATCTTCACGGCGATACGCACTGCGTGTCGATTGACGTGAAGCAGATTAAGCAGGTCATTTTAAATATTATCCGCAATTCGATTGAAGCGATCGGACATGTGAAGGAAGTCCGCCAGGGCCGGATTCGCATCACATCGGAGAAGGAAGGCAGGTATGTCGCCATCCGGATACGGGACAATGGAATCGGCATGGAGCAGAAGACGCTGGAGCATTTATTTGACCCCTTCTTCACGACGAAAGCGGAGGGCACCGGCTTGGGATTGTCGGTCAGTTACCGCATTATTAAAAATCATGGAGGGATCATTGACGTAGACAGTAAGGTGGAAGAATGGACGGAATTCGTTATCAAGCTTCCTTTGGTCACATCGTAA
- a CDS encoding DMT family transporter, with protein MSKSRFWKGALFCLFSAIAWGAMFPVAESALHHIDPFWFSGIRYSAVTVLLVLLLAWKEGRQAFRTEGHGMKLWGLGTLAFMVYNFGVFWGQHQLGKSGVLLASIMESFMPMLAVLLVWSLTRKRPNIRTLGCVAVAFIGVLFVVTKGDFTAFANGGLKLLPLLSVFAGVIGWVVFTVGSGQFSGWSALRFSTLTCIYGGATTMAAVLALTLLGILDVPEATQVVRIVPEMLFMIVVAGLMALLSWIQGIQQLNSVNGMLFINFVPATTFIISVIQGYTVSAAEIIGSLLIVGALIANNLITRREAALEARKPAAPRPSPARRPAKKQSHAPAG; from the coding sequence ATGAGCAAGTCCCGTTTCTGGAAAGGTGCTTTATTTTGTTTGTTTTCCGCAATCGCTTGGGGAGCGATGTTCCCTGTGGCCGAGAGTGCGCTGCATCATATCGATCCGTTCTGGTTCTCCGGCATACGCTACAGCGCCGTCACCGTGCTGCTCGTTCTGCTGCTTGCCTGGAAGGAAGGCAGACAGGCATTCCGGACCGAAGGCCATGGCATGAAGCTGTGGGGATTGGGAACACTCGCTTTTATGGTATATAACTTTGGCGTTTTCTGGGGCCAGCATCAATTGGGCAAATCCGGCGTGTTGCTGGCGTCCATCATGGAATCGTTCATGCCGATGCTCGCCGTGCTGCTCGTCTGGTCGCTGACCCGCAAGCGTCCGAATATCCGGACCTTGGGCTGCGTAGCCGTCGCCTTCATCGGCGTGTTGTTCGTCGTCACGAAGGGCGATTTCACCGCCTTCGCGAACGGCGGCCTGAAGCTGCTCCCCCTCCTCTCGGTATTCGCCGGCGTCATCGGATGGGTTGTCTTCACCGTGGGCAGCGGCCAATTCTCCGGCTGGTCGGCGCTTCGCTTCTCTACGCTGACCTGCATCTACGGGGGAGCGACCACGATGGCCGCCGTCCTCGCCCTGACCCTTCTCGGCATCCTCGATGTCCCGGAAGCAACCCAGGTGGTCCGGATCGTCCCGGAAATGCTGTTCATGATCGTCGTGGCGGGTCTGATGGCCCTGCTGAGCTGGATACAGGGCATTCAACAGCTCAATTCGGTGAACGGCATGCTGTTCATTAACTTCGTGCCTGCGACGACCTTCATCATCTCGGTCATCCAGGGCTATACGGTCTCCGCAGCCGAGATTATCGGCTCGCTCCTTATCGTCGGCGCGCTGATCGCCAACAATCTGATTACGCGGCGGGAAGCGGCCCTGGAAGCGCGCAAGCCAGCAGCCCCGCGGCCGTCGCCAGCGCGCCGGCCCGCCAAGAAGCAATCACATGCGCCAGCAGGATAG
- a CDS encoding 1,4-alpha-glucan branching protein domain-containing protein: protein MITTVPHCKRTSPASTGQIALLLHAHLPYVRHPDRRGTLEERWYFEAVMETYLPLLDRFRQLERDGIPFRLTISLSPALLAMMDDRRLHERFEAHLAQSIRLASSELERLAAEGALREAAAMYLERWRRYQALYRDWGGRLIDGFRHYMERGHLECITSAATHAFLPYVKQEKLVRAQLEAGLQEAERHLCRRPAGLWLPECAYSPALAPQLQACGIRYVAVAYDTWTKAHPAPSSLPHAPVMTTGGIAAFAGDPESSRQVWSSREGYPGDADYREYYRDIGFDLGWHDEAEWNYIRPYLLEDGSRLNTGLKYYRITGAQAAKAPYCPERALAKAREHARHFLDCRERQLQEARANMDRLPVAVCPYDAELFGHWWYEGPLWLEALFRELHERQSSQASGLAFVTLGEALAEADLPTSPEAELPFGSWGRGGYGEVWLQERNDWIYPLLHEAEDRLVQAAERLRKQADPGPVLDGMMNRALKEWMLAASSDWAFIMDAGTVVEYAAARTREHLRRCRIMLDGVMAGQEEKELFRQWEAEYPCFPALDYRTLLGEDEGGSALEQRFVPMDAPEPAARVLMLAWEFPPLVVGGLSRAVYDLSRHLARGNCEVHILTRDVPGSPAYEQMDGVHVHRAAMLAPLTPPAFMDWVFQMNAALSDGADALVGEGLRFDYMHAHDWLVYPAAHDLKETYGWPLISTIHATEYGRNHGRIESGLQRRIHGMEQRLAAESDHVIVCSSAMQDEVQRIFDLPRSRISKIPNGVAMAEEGGEAPARQLKRTAAVHSAQEPEAYGPMLFYVGRLVYEKGIHVLIDAMPQIRQAVPGAKLLIAGTGPMKRELAARIEARGLAGQARLLGFVNDETRDAYIQAARVCVFPSLYEPFGIVALEAMRFGTPVVVSDTGGLAEIIRHGIDGYKALPGHVESLAWHVTDLLLHPERASRMAAEAVRTVRRQYDWRAIAASTREVYEGVSP from the coding sequence ATGATCACAACAGTTCCGCATTGCAAGCGTACCTCCCCCGCAAGTACGGGGCAGATCGCTCTTCTTCTCCATGCCCATCTGCCCTATGTGCGCCATCCCGACCGCAGGGGCACGCTGGAGGAGCGGTGGTACTTCGAAGCCGTGATGGAGACGTATCTTCCGCTGCTGGATCGGTTCCGGCAGCTTGAGCGGGACGGCATCCCGTTCCGGTTGACGATCTCGCTCTCCCCTGCCCTGCTCGCCATGATGGACGACCGCCGGCTTCACGAACGGTTCGAAGCGCATCTGGCTCAATCCATCCGCCTCGCCTCCTCCGAGCTCGAGCGGCTGGCGGCGGAGGGCGCGCTGCGGGAAGCCGCCGCCATGTATCTGGAGCGCTGGCGGCGGTACCAAGCGCTGTACCGGGATTGGGGCGGGCGTCTCATCGACGGCTTCCGCCATTATATGGAGCGTGGCCATCTGGAGTGCATCACCAGTGCCGCGACCCACGCTTTCCTGCCTTACGTGAAGCAGGAGAAGCTGGTGCGCGCCCAGTTGGAGGCCGGGCTGCAGGAGGCGGAGCGACATCTCTGCCGGCGCCCGGCGGGGCTGTGGCTGCCCGAGTGCGCCTATTCGCCCGCCCTCGCGCCGCAGCTGCAGGCCTGCGGCATTCGTTACGTCGCCGTCGCGTACGACACCTGGACGAAGGCGCACCCGGCTCCGTCGTCCCTGCCGCACGCCCCTGTCATGACGACAGGAGGCATCGCGGCGTTCGCCGGGGATCCGGAGTCGTCCCGCCAAGTGTGGAGCAGCCGCGAGGGCTATCCCGGAGATGCCGACTACCGGGAATATTACCGGGATATCGGCTTCGATCTCGGCTGGCATGACGAAGCGGAATGGAACTATATCCGCCCTTATCTGCTGGAGGACGGCAGCCGGCTCAATACCGGGCTCAAATATTACCGCATTACCGGAGCGCAGGCGGCGAAGGCTCCGTACTGTCCGGAGCGGGCGCTCGCCAAGGCCCGGGAGCATGCCCGGCATTTCCTCGACTGCCGGGAACGGCAGCTCCAGGAGGCCCGGGCTAACATGGACCGCCTCCCCGTCGCGGTCTGCCCTTACGATGCGGAGCTGTTCGGCCATTGGTGGTACGAAGGGCCGCTCTGGCTTGAGGCGCTCTTCCGGGAGCTGCATGAACGGCAGTCAAGCCAGGCAAGCGGCCTCGCCTTCGTCACGCTTGGGGAGGCTCTCGCCGAAGCGGATCTGCCGACGTCGCCCGAGGCCGAGCTTCCGTTCGGGAGCTGGGGCCGCGGAGGGTACGGCGAAGTCTGGCTGCAGGAGCGCAACGATTGGATCTATCCGCTGCTGCATGAAGCGGAGGACCGATTGGTCCAGGCCGCGGAACGGCTGCGCAAGCAGGCCGACCCGGGTCCAGTGCTGGACGGCATGATGAACCGGGCGCTGAAGGAGTGGATGCTTGCCGCGAGCAGCGACTGGGCTTTCATCATGGATGCCGGCACCGTGGTGGAATATGCGGCAGCACGGACACGGGAGCATCTGCGCCGCTGCCGGATTATGCTGGACGGCGTCATGGCGGGACAGGAAGAAAAGGAGCTGTTCCGGCAATGGGAAGCGGAATATCCCTGCTTCCCCGCCCTCGATTATCGGACGCTGCTCGGTGAAGATGAAGGGGGGAGCGCCCTTGAGCAACGCTTCGTCCCGATGGACGCCCCGGAACCGGCTGCCCGGGTGCTGATGCTCGCCTGGGAATTCCCGCCGCTCGTCGTCGGCGGACTGTCGCGCGCTGTCTACGACCTGTCGCGGCATCTCGCGCGCGGGAATTGCGAGGTGCACATCCTGACCCGCGATGTCCCCGGGTCTCCGGCGTACGAACAGATGGACGGCGTCCATGTCCACCGCGCAGCGATGCTCGCCCCGTTAACTCCTCCCGCCTTCATGGATTGGGTCTTCCAGATGAACGCCGCCCTGAGCGACGGCGCGGATGCGCTCGTGGGGGAAGGCTTGCGCTTCGATTATATGCATGCGCATGACTGGCTCGTCTATCCAGCGGCACACGATCTGAAGGAGACATACGGCTGGCCGCTCATCAGCACGATTCACGCGACGGAATACGGGCGCAACCATGGGCGGATTGAGAGCGGGCTGCAGCGCCGGATTCACGGCATGGAGCAGCGGCTCGCCGCCGAATCGGATCATGTCATCGTGTGCAGTTCGGCGATGCAGGACGAGGTGCAGCGGATCTTCGATCTTCCGCGCAGCCGCATCTCGAAGATTCCGAACGGAGTCGCCATGGCAGAGGAGGGCGGCGAAGCGCCGGCAAGACAGTTGAAGCGGACGGCGGCAGTACATTCTGCCCAAGAGCCGGAAGCATACGGGCCGATGCTGTTCTATGTCGGCAGGCTCGTGTACGAGAAGGGCATCCATGTGCTGATCGATGCCATGCCGCAGATTCGGCAAGCCGTGCCCGGCGCGAAGCTCCTCATCGCGGGAACGGGACCGATGAAGCGAGAGCTGGCCGCCCGGATCGAGGCTCGCGGGCTCGCGGGGCAGGCCCGGCTGCTCGGCTTCGTGAACGATGAGACGCGCGACGCATACATACAGGCAGCCCGTGTCTGCGTATTCCCCAGCCTGTACGAACCGTTCGGCATCGTCGCCCTGGAAGCGATGCGCTTCGGCACCCCTGTCGTCGTCTCCGACACCGGCGGGCTCGCCGAGATCATCCGCCACGGGATCGACGGCTACAAGGCGCTGCCCGGGCATGTCGAATCCTTGGCCTGGCATGTGACCGATCTGCTGCTTCACCCGGAACGGGCCTCCCGCATGGCCGCGGAAGCCGTCCGCACCGTGCGCCGGCAGTACGACTGGCGCGCCATCGCCGCATCGACGAGAGAAGTATATGAAGGAGTGAGTCCCTGA
- a CDS encoding leucyl aminopeptidase produces the protein MNLSNVAWLDKVTIQTAAKAASDIEADGIVVIGSRSELEQASGFPGAEACQAAVKAGLFEAGCCKTYVTATGQVKAPVLIAVGRKDEALATKQVRLMLAEAAREAVKLKLSRVTVIVPDELKKAAGEEAAAMAHVMVEGFLLGAYQRVTYKKDAKPIHCVEAVTLAGEGLDEKAWNEGAVRGQAYAFGTAFARDLTNLPGNVLYPSRLAETAMELAKQFGFEAHVLDEKEIEAKGMGALLGVGKGSSNPPRMIALKYQGKPEGTDVCGLVGKGITFDTGGISLKRAGNMDEMICDMGGSAAVLGAMAAIGRLKPQVNVVCVVASAENMPAGNALKPGDVLTSYSGRTIEVLNTDAEGRLVLADGMTYAKELGASKIIDAATLTGAVGVALGSISTGVVTNDDAFFARFQEAAARTNEYVWQLPSHQEYWDMLKSDVADVRNAIPGGAGTITGGLFVGTFADGLPWIHLDIAGTAFLSSGRGVDPKGATGVMVRTITEYVLSEA, from the coding sequence GTGAACTTATCGAATGTAGCTTGGCTGGACAAGGTTACCATTCAGACGGCAGCGAAGGCTGCAAGCGACATTGAAGCGGACGGCATCGTCGTCATTGGATCCCGCTCCGAACTGGAGCAAGCTTCCGGGTTCCCGGGAGCGGAGGCTTGTCAGGCAGCGGTGAAGGCCGGGCTGTTCGAGGCAGGCTGCTGCAAGACGTATGTCACGGCGACAGGACAAGTGAAGGCTCCCGTCCTGATCGCGGTCGGCCGCAAGGATGAGGCGCTTGCGACGAAGCAAGTACGTCTGATGCTCGCGGAGGCTGCGCGCGAAGCGGTCAAGCTGAAGCTGTCCCGCGTCACGGTTATCGTGCCGGATGAGCTGAAGAAGGCAGCCGGCGAAGAGGCGGCTGCGATGGCGCATGTCATGGTGGAAGGCTTCTTGCTCGGAGCATACCAGCGTGTCACGTACAAGAAAGACGCAAAGCCAATTCACTGCGTTGAAGCAGTGACGTTGGCCGGAGAAGGTCTTGATGAGAAGGCATGGAACGAAGGCGCGGTTCGCGGACAAGCCTATGCCTTTGGAACGGCCTTTGCGCGCGATCTGACGAATCTGCCTGGCAATGTGCTGTATCCTAGCCGCCTCGCGGAGACAGCGATGGAGCTGGCGAAGCAGTTCGGCTTCGAGGCGCATGTGCTGGACGAGAAGGAGATCGAGGCGAAGGGCATGGGCGCCCTGCTGGGCGTAGGCAAAGGCTCGTCCAACCCGCCGCGCATGATCGCCTTGAAATACCAGGGCAAGCCGGAAGGGACGGATGTGTGCGGTCTCGTCGGCAAAGGGATTACCTTCGACACCGGCGGCATCTCGCTGAAGCGCGCCGGCAATATGGACGAGATGATCTGCGACATGGGCGGCTCTGCGGCCGTATTGGGCGCGATGGCGGCTATCGGCCGTCTGAAGCCGCAGGTGAACGTGGTCTGCGTCGTCGCATCGGCCGAAAATATGCCGGCAGGCAACGCCTTGAAGCCGGGGGATGTCCTCACGTCCTACAGCGGACGTACGATTGAAGTGTTGAATACGGATGCGGAAGGACGTCTGGTGCTGGCGGACGGAATGACCTATGCGAAGGAGCTCGGCGCGAGCAAGATTATCGATGCGGCGACCTTGACGGGGGCCGTAGGCGTGGCGCTCGGCAGCATCTCGACGGGAGTCGTCACGAACGACGACGCCTTCTTCGCCCGCTTCCAGGAAGCGGCGGCGCGCACGAACGAATACGTCTGGCAGCTTCCGTCCCACCAGGAATATTGGGATATGCTGAAGAGCGACGTAGCTGACGTGCGCAACGCCATTCCAGGCGGGGCAGGCACGATTACGGGCGGATTGTTCGTCGGCACGTTCGCGGACGGCCTGCCTTGGATTCACCTCGATATTGCGGGCACCGCCTTCCTGAGCAGCGGCCGCGGGGTCGATCCGAAGGGCGCTACCGGGGTCATGGTTCGTACCATTACCGAATACGTATTGTCGGAGGCGTAA
- a CDS encoding KTSC domain-containing protein, which yields MKPNMLFIGSKQIDYVQYDEASGQLYIHYATGRTDAYCSVSPHWYEQLLHSENRYDDVVQLTARSRSESNDQRAVSVDRRS from the coding sequence ATGAAGCCTAACATGCTGTTCATCGGCTCGAAGCAGATTGACTATGTCCAGTATGACGAAGCAAGCGGGCAGCTCTATATTCATTACGCAACCGGACGGACGGATGCCTATTGCTCCGTCTCCCCGCATTGGTATGAGCAGCTGCTCCATTCTGAGAATCGTTATGACGATGTCGTTCAGTTGACGGCTCGCTCACGCTCGGAATCAAATGATCAAAGAGCCGTGTCTGTCGATAGGCGCAGCTGA
- a CDS encoding sugar phosphate nucleotidyltransferase, with protein sequence MKAVIMAGGKGTRLRPLTLHTPKPMVPLLNRPCMEYALDLLRSCDIYEIGVTVQYLPEVIRNYFGDGSDFGVKLHYFEEESPLGTAGSVKHAASFLDETFLVISGDALTDFNLRDAIEFHRQKQAIATMVMARVASPLEYGVVMTDGDGRVTRFLEKPGWSEVFSDTVNTGIYIMEPELLERVPDGVSYDFSLQLFPQLLEEGLPLYGYAAEGYWSDIGTLQQYRQTQYDMLDRKVAVRIRAAEPMPGLFVEEGVRLPSRIRLIGPSYIGAGCTLHPSCSIGPYTILGAGNVIFPHSALERSIVWNGCSIGSRAELQEALLMDRTQVGQDVRIQEGAVIGSGCALGDKSVIRPEVKLWPGKRVDRLRTVNASLIWSEDAPASLFRGSRICGTPNADLTPAFAGELAAAYGSVLPAGASVVLARGPHDFDALLQTAFAAGLRSAGVHVTDIGEVSAACARYTVRKLGAAGAVHIGLCPPAAGAGPERGALCWMDAEGRPLSSAAARKIEQAYFQEDYARGAVDRLGRFESYAHARSEYIAALQRELDLEPIAAANYAFVLHAPAAHAPEIEAWAAMLGGTRIHLRAETSSPAAVLEQVRRLGADFGIAWDADDRLQVITPDGGLHEPEALLPLMVRALALRGIRASLGMPVSAPAAVEAAAAGSLLQIVRTKEDLHAQMEATSGLPLHPGAHPLYAAGLLIQCAAAEGRTLCQLQEQLPSLCMAKEELLCRREETGPLLRGMTEWVRKGKHRAELLDGIRLQAEDGWVLILPDADEPRFLIVAQADSMDNARRLARQYANRLAKTQLLIRK encoded by the coding sequence ATGAAAGCCGTAATTATGGCCGGCGGCAAAGGTACCCGGCTGCGCCCGCTCACGCTGCATACCCCGAAACCGATGGTTCCGCTGTTGAACCGGCCGTGCATGGAATATGCACTGGATCTGCTGCGGAGCTGCGACATTTACGAGATCGGCGTAACCGTGCAGTATCTTCCCGAGGTCATTCGCAATTATTTCGGCGACGGGTCTGACTTCGGCGTGAAGCTTCATTACTTCGAAGAGGAGAGCCCGCTCGGGACCGCCGGCAGCGTCAAGCATGCCGCCTCCTTCCTCGACGAGACGTTCCTGGTCATCAGCGGGGACGCGCTGACCGACTTCAATCTGCGCGACGCGATCGAGTTCCATCGGCAGAAGCAGGCGATCGCCACGATGGTGATGGCGCGCGTCGCCTCTCCGCTCGAATACGGCGTCGTCATGACCGATGGCGACGGGAGGGTGACCCGCTTCCTGGAGAAGCCGGGCTGGAGCGAGGTATTCAGCGATACGGTCAATACGGGCATTTATATTATGGAGCCGGAACTGCTAGAGCGAGTACCGGACGGCGTCAGCTACGACTTCAGTCTCCAGCTCTTCCCGCAGCTGCTGGAGGAAGGGCTCCCCCTCTACGGCTATGCGGCGGAAGGCTACTGGTCCGACATCGGAACGCTTCAGCAGTACCGCCAGACGCAATACGACATGCTTGATCGCAAAGTCGCTGTCCGCATTCGGGCAGCCGAACCGATGCCCGGCCTGTTCGTGGAGGAAGGGGTGCGCCTGCCGTCCCGCATCCGGCTGATCGGTCCTTCCTACATCGGCGCGGGCTGCACCCTTCACCCTTCCTGCTCTATCGGCCCGTATACGATTCTCGGTGCGGGCAATGTCATCTTTCCGCACAGCGCGCTGGAGCGCAGCATCGTCTGGAACGGCTGCAGCATCGGCAGCCGCGCCGAGCTGCAGGAAGCGCTGCTGATGGATCGAACGCAGGTCGGGCAGGACGTCCGCATCCAGGAAGGAGCGGTCATCGGGAGCGGCTGCGCGCTCGGCGACAAGTCGGTCATCCGCCCGGAGGTCAAGCTGTGGCCGGGGAAGCGCGTCGATCGCCTGCGCACCGTCAACGCCTCGCTCATCTGGAGCGAGGACGCGCCGGCCTCCCTCTTCCGCGGCAGCCGCATCTGCGGCACGCCGAACGCGGATCTGACGCCCGCCTTCGCGGGAGAGCTGGCTGCCGCCTACGGCTCGGTGCTGCCGGCGGGGGCGTCCGTCGTGCTGGCCCGCGGCCCGCATGACTTCGATGCGCTGCTCCAGACGGCGTTCGCAGCCGGGCTCCGCTCTGCCGGCGTCCATGTCACCGACATCGGCGAAGTGTCGGCGGCTTGCGCCCGGTACACGGTCCGGAAGCTCGGCGCAGCCGGTGCGGTGCATATCGGACTGTGCCCTCCGGCCGCAGGGGCCGGTCCGGAGCGGGGCGCTCTCTGCTGGATGGATGCCGAGGGGCGGCCCCTCTCCAGCGCCGCCGCGCGCAAAATAGAGCAGGCCTACTTCCAGGAGGATTATGCGCGGGGCGCAGTCGATCGGCTGGGCAGATTCGAATCGTATGCCCACGCCCGGTCGGAGTATATCGCGGCGCTGCAGCGCGAGCTCGATCTGGAGCCGATCGCGGCGGCGAACTACGCCTTCGTCCTGCACGCCCCTGCTGCCCACGCGCCCGAGATCGAAGCCTGGGCGGCCATGCTCGGCGGGACCCGAATCCATCTCCGGGCGGAGACATCCAGCCCTGCCGCTGTCCTGGAGCAGGTCCGCCGTCTGGGCGCCGACTTCGGCATCGCCTGGGATGCGGACGACCGGCTGCAGGTCATCACGCCGGACGGCGGCCTGCATGAGCCGGAAGCGCTGCTTCCGCTGATGGTGCGGGCCCTGGCGCTGCGCGGCATCCGGGCTTCCCTCGGCATGCCGGTCAGCGCGCCCGCAGCCGTCGAAGCCGCGGCAGCAGGAAGTCTGCTGCAGATCGTCCGCACGAAGGAGGATCTCCACGCCCAGATGGAAGCCACCTCCGGTCTGCCCCTTCATCCGGGGGCCCATCCGCTGTATGCTGCCGGCCTGCTCATCCAATGCGCCGCCGCCGAAGGAAGGACGCTCTGCCAGCTGCAGGAGCAGCTCCCTTCGCTGTGCATGGCGAAGGAGGAGCTTCTGTGCCGCCGGGAGGAGACTGGGCCGCTGCTGCGGGGGATGACCGAATGGGTGCGGAAGGGGAAGCACCGGGCCGAATTGCTGGACGGGATCCGGCTGCAGGCCGAGGACGGATGGGTCCTGATTCTGCCCGACGCCGACGAGCCCCGCTTCCTGATCGTCGCCCAGGCGGACAGCATGGATAACGCGCGACGCCTGGCCCGGCAGTATGCCAACCGGCTGGCGAAGACACAGCTTCTCATAAGGAAGTGA